The Delphinus delphis chromosome 2, mDelDel1.2, whole genome shotgun sequence genome contains a region encoding:
- the LOC132419534 gene encoding protein Cripto-like gives MDQRKMERFSSSMILILAFSRAFELGLVTGLGHCELARPSQGDLAFRDDGLQSREEPAIRHRPSQFVPSMGIQNSKELNRTCCLNGGTCMLGSFCACPPSFYGRNCEHDMRKENCGSVPHDTWLPRKCSMCKCWHGQFRCFPQPFLPGCDGHVMDEHLTASGTPELALSACAFMLPGICLAIQSYY, from the coding sequence ATGGACCAAAGAAAGATGGAGCGCTTTTCTTCCAGTATGATTTTGATCCTGGCCTTTTCCAGAGCATTTGAACTGGGATTAGTCACTGGATTGGGCCACTGTGAACTTGCCCGCCCATCACAGGGAGACCTGGCCTTCAGAGACGATGGCCTTCAGTCCCGGGAGGAGCCTGCAATTCGTCATCGGCCTTCCCAGTTTGTACCATCCATGGGAATCCAGAACAGTAAGGAGCTAAACAGAACCTGCTGTCTGAATGGGGGAACCTGCATGCTGGGGTCCTTTTGTGCCTGCCCCCCCTCTTTCTATGGACGGAACTGTGAGCATGACATGCGCAAAGAGAACTGTGGATCTGTGCCCCATGACACCTGGCTGCCCAGAAAGTGTTCCATGTGTAAATGCTGGCACGGCCAGTTCCGCTGCTTTCCTCAGCCTTTCCTACCTGGTTGTGATGGCCATGTGATGGATGAGCACCTCACAGCTTCCGGGACTCCAGAATTAGCGCTGTCTGCATGTGCTTTTATGCTACCTGGCATCTGCCTTGctatacaaagttattattaA